AGAATTTAATGACTGCGAAATTTGAtgtttctattctttttctattcaacgtaagagagttaattagggATATTAAATGCACCGTTTATACCTGAAATACATGGACCGgttcagttttacttaaatgatcgattttttacttaaaggaagagagagagagagaggggtagaaattagtgaggatTTAATGACAACACAATTTGAcgtttttattcatttttctattcaATATAAGAGAATTAATTAGGCATATTAAATGTActgtttatttcacttgaaatatgTGGACCAATTCAGTTTTttacttaaatgaccggttATTTTACTTAAATAACCGatccaatgtttaaaaaaattggttcacgccacgtgtcataattctagGCCAACTTTAAGTTAGAAATTAATGAGAATTTAATGATAACAcaatttgacgtttctattcattttctattcaatacaagagagttaattaggcatattaaatgcaccgtttatttcacttgaaatacatggacCAGTTCAGTTgtacttaaatgaccggttttTTAACTTAAATAACCGGTTCAATGTTTAGAAAATTTGTgtgtatatacacacacacacacacacacgagatTCTTATAAACACATCCCTGAATGAGTGACATGGTTCTCAGGCAAATGAAATGCTACATCATAAAGCAAACCTTAATGGGTATCTCTCCTACCACACTGGCCAAAGTCTTGAGAAGATTAATCAGGATACTGACCGTGATTTCTTCATGAGTGCAAAAGAAGCCAAAGAATATGGGCTTATAGATGGCGTCATTATGAATCCCCTCAAAGCTCTCCAGCCTGTGGCAGCTACAGCAGAAGCTGAAGAAGTGGAGTCTGGTGTGTAAACTTCTCTTGATTGACCGCTGCAGTCGACATGGCTATACAGATGAATTAAATGGGGAATGATCTTTTTCAGGTGCCTGAGTTAATGAGTCCATAATGCCTGATCTTCTGTGTGTATCACAGAATTAAGAGTCTTGAATTTTGCTGTTGGTTCCATCTGAATTGCAAGCTTGAGAAATAGATCAAATTCTAGAGATGTAATTTGTCTTTAATAATCTATTCTCTGTGAGAATgatttattgttgtttcttTATAATGGATCTTTTTCCTGATACTAATTTACTACATAAAAGTTAGAAGATGAcatgcttctctctctctctctctctctcacacacacacacacactatccATTGCCTTTTTTCAAGGGATCATCTTTGGCAATGGTTTGACACCAGCCAACATGCTTTTCTCTCATGCCTTTCTATATTCTTGTGTCCATTAGCATCTGGGGTTAGCGTCTTTTAGCGTAGGTTGGCTCTGGTAATCAAAGCCCTTCTTAGCAACGGGTGCAGACCCCACTATATCCGGAAGACAAATTTTGCACCCAACATACAGGAACTTGGATACCAAAATTACATGGCAAACGAGAAGGGACAAAGGGAGAGGAGATGCATAATACTTTGTTTATGGAGTGCTGGTTAAATGACACcaagctcctttttttttttttttggccctgAACCCCTCCTAGCCTGCCTTTCCGTCCATTTGTTTAAAGAGTAATATtacaaattacatttttatttcataactattttattttgttggctTAGCagtgttaattaatttttgaataaaaaatgattgatatatcAAGTGAAGTGGTGagataaaaaatgtgatttttaatattaGTTTTGCTTAAATCTAACCTGACCTTTCAATTTGCGCCCCTTTTTGAACAAAGACGTGTCACTAGATGCAATGGCCTTGCCAGTAGTGACACTTTGACTGCCTCGTGCCCTTTGCAACATGAATTGAGATATAGTTGAATACCTAGGTTATTGTATCTGGCCCAATACTTCTTATTTGGGCAGTTCATTTTAAACGGTctagataaaaaagaaaagaaaaagggatggTTTTTAGTGCAAGAGGTTTGGCCATCCGCAAAACCGGCCATTCATTGTGGAAGGCCACCTTCTCGGCTATGGGTGGTTTGGCCAGCTCTAAACTAACGGTGGGTTGAGTCATAAAAGTGGTTCGACCACTCAAAATCGGCCATTCAGCCGCCCCCATGATAAAGGGTTGGTTTGATCACCTTCGAAACACCCCCTCAGAGGTGGCCCAACCCATCAACCACCgctgcttttttcttttaaattcgtTGTCATAATCTAAAAGGCCCAAATAAGAGATATTGCATCCACACGAGTCTCAACATTTGCACGACGTACTGCAATGGATGGCATCTTAGATTCTGATTCTAGTGACGTTCTCGGCACGTGTCTTAAGAAATAGAGAGAGTCATGTCCTGACAAATTAGGTGGTATTTGGATTCTTAAGTGAAGGGTGCTGCGCCAATGCCTCCCCAAGAAAAGGGGTGCTTGTAGTTGGCACTTTGTGAGGGGAATCTGTAACTGCCAAAACACCTAAAAACAGAAGTACCATCAGACTTTTTGGTAGCTAGCCTCATCCATATCCCTCAATCAATCTAAAAGAAACAGTGAAAAGAGAAACATCTACAAGTAAAAGGCAAATATCCATTCCAATTTCCACCATATCAACCActcaagaaaaaatagaaagaaaaagaaagaactaaTCTCCactaaaggaagagagagaaaaaggctTCTTTCACAAAGAACTTTGAGCATTCACTCGTGAACCCCGTgccttcttttttaaaataatatgtacAAGGAATCAACCACACACACACTCTCCCTCTGCTTCTGTGTGTGGGGCTCAGTGGATTAAATCCCAATCTCCTAGATGAAAAGATAACATCCACCCACTAACTTTGCTCGTGCCAAAGTGATGTAACTTTCTCATTTTGTGAGCACATAAAAAGGACAGAAATAAGAGATGCCAATTAGAAAAGCTACAGGTAGTGGGTATATCATATACAACATAACTACATTTTTCTAAGGCTGCAAGAACTAAGAACACTAGGATCAAGAAGGGACAACAGGAATCCTTTCATCGGAAAAATTGCTCCTCATGAAGCTTGTGTAAGATGAAGATGTGGGTAGTTCTTCAAGCTCATCAAAGAAGTCATTTTCTTCTGAGAAGGGTGTGGAGAAGTTCATGAGCTGGGAATAACAGAGGGGCTCTTCATCCAAGATAAGACTCATTGTTTCATGGGTTTTTTCTAGGTGGACTGTGAAGGGGTCTTCCCCTTGGTTAACTATTATATCCAGGCAACCTCTAATTGGGGATTGTATGTAGTGGAAATCATGATCTTGATCACCCGAGTCTTTTTCTGTGGTACTCACAATGGgatcattttgtttttcttcttcttcttcttcttcttcttcttcttctgctgtCTCTTGCTGTTCCTGTTTTGTGGGTGTTGGGAGATCTTCAGTGGAATGGGTTTGGGGTTCTTCTGCTAGTTGGATCAGGTTGGTGGTGGAGAGATCAGGACCTGGATGGTTATGGCTGGAGGTGTAGGTGATGATGAGCATTGAAGCATCTG
Above is a genomic segment from Alnus glutinosa chromosome 12, dhAlnGlut1.1, whole genome shotgun sequence containing:
- the LOC133851962 gene encoding probable WRKY transcription factor 69: MDRSLLPKPDDQEVSNELKPETQASKRRKVVQKTVVTVRIGANVGKLKNEGPPSDFWSWRKYGQKPIKGSPYPRGYYRCSTSKGCSAKKQVERCRTDASMLIITYTSSHNHPGPDLSTTNLIQLAEEPQTHSTEDLPTPTKQEQQETAEEEEEEEEEEEKQNDPIVSTTEKDSGDQDHDFHYIQSPIRGCLDIIVNQGEDPFTVHLEKTHETMSLILDEEPLCYSQLMNFSTPFSEENDFFDELEELPTSSSYTSFMRSNFSDERIPVVPS